Proteins from a single region of Pseudomonas sp. 10S4:
- a CDS encoding LysR family transcriptional regulator produces MDFDPALLRAFVAINETGSFTRAAERLHLSQSAISHQVRRLEEQAGTTLLIRTTRHLTLTEDGEDFLRHAEHVLNAQDALSRRFETSSVSGAVRFGTPENFIGDGLPSLLSRFARQFPAVRLDVTVGTYLDLRALVDADGLDLAVVMALPGSQAGGTVLRETRFVWAAAQSFDFTGDAPLPLAFAPAPCVHRQVAVEALKSSTVDWRVAFTSPSQQGLRAAVLAGLAVTALPLEDLEPGMVVIDGQYGLPPLVEADFRLVWSITGKTPAASAFGQLLVEMPKSPLAHTT; encoded by the coding sequence ATGGACTTCGACCCAGCGCTGTTGCGCGCTTTTGTCGCGATCAACGAGACCGGTAGCTTCACCCGTGCCGCCGAGCGACTGCACTTGAGCCAGTCAGCAATCAGTCATCAGGTCCGGCGCTTAGAGGAACAGGCCGGCACCACACTGCTGATACGTACCACCCGGCATTTGACGCTAACAGAAGATGGCGAAGATTTTCTACGCCATGCCGAACACGTCCTCAACGCTCAAGACGCCCTCTCCCGGCGCTTCGAAACGTCATCGGTATCCGGGGCCGTGCGCTTCGGTACACCGGAAAACTTTATCGGTGACGGCCTGCCGTCGCTACTGTCTCGGTTCGCCAGACAATTTCCCGCAGTACGCCTGGATGTAACCGTCGGCACCTACCTCGATCTACGCGCGCTGGTCGATGCCGATGGGCTCGATCTGGCCGTGGTCATGGCATTGCCGGGCAGTCAGGCCGGCGGTACCGTACTGCGCGAAACCCGGTTTGTCTGGGCCGCAGCGCAGAGTTTCGACTTTACCGGCGATGCGCCTTTGCCACTGGCATTTGCACCAGCGCCCTGCGTGCACCGTCAGGTGGCCGTAGAGGCATTGAAAAGTTCTACCGTGGATTGGCGAGTCGCCTTTACTTCGCCAAGCCAACAAGGCCTGCGGGCAGCGGTATTGGCGGGGCTTGCCGTCACCGCTCTACCGCTGGAAGACCTAGAGCCCGGCATGGTTGTGATTGACGGTCAATATGGCCTGCCCCCACTGGTGGAGGCTGATTTCCGACTCGTCTGGAGTATCACCGGAAAGACACCTGCGGCCAGCGCATTTGGGCAGTTGCTGGTGGAGATGCCTAAGTCGCCCCTAGCCCACACAACCTGA
- a CDS encoding alpha/beta hydrolase family protein encodes MPTFLTRIVLLASLVTAPYFASAAEEKVTFSVEGMNVVGTLNLPDGIKKPPVILLLHSFGGSRDEHIIPAVNEGIFARAARLWAEQGIASLRIDYRFDGDSDGAKTDGTLDTDVEDGLAALDFLAKSKRVDASRMALVGWSMGGAVGAAVAGRTPHKLDAVALWNPATNMGAAFPLLWGAEKIKEALHSGDTPVVLAMPGGGEVSLKSAFFVSLMTLDAAAEITRYKGPLLVAVGTNDDIVSPQPTLGKSFISYHPGKHELLVRPMDHFFNMSKDEKQIDELISTTATFVKKHTR; translated from the coding sequence ATGCCTACTTTCTTGACCCGCATAGTCCTTCTCGCAAGCCTGGTTACAGCCCCATATTTTGCGTCTGCGGCTGAAGAAAAAGTCACCTTCTCCGTTGAGGGAATGAACGTCGTCGGCACTCTGAACCTGCCCGACGGCATTAAGAAGCCCCCAGTAATCCTGTTACTTCACAGTTTCGGGGGCAGTAGGGATGAGCACATCATTCCGGCTGTAAATGAAGGTATTTTTGCCCGTGCCGCACGTCTTTGGGCCGAACAAGGCATTGCCAGCCTCCGTATTGATTACCGTTTTGACGGCGACAGTGATGGTGCCAAGACCGACGGAACACTCGATACGGATGTTGAGGATGGGCTGGCTGCGCTCGACTTTCTGGCCAAATCCAAGCGCGTCGATGCCAGCCGCATGGCGCTTGTTGGATGGAGCATGGGCGGAGCAGTTGGTGCTGCTGTAGCAGGACGGACCCCGCATAAACTCGACGCGGTCGCACTCTGGAACCCCGCGACTAATATGGGCGCTGCTTTCCCGCTGCTCTGGGGCGCCGAGAAGATCAAGGAAGCGTTGCACAGTGGCGACACCCCTGTCGTACTGGCAATGCCTGGTGGTGGCGAGGTCTCGCTTAAATCCGCGTTCTTTGTCAGCTTGATGACCCTCGATGCCGCCGCCGAGATCACACGGTACAAGGGACCACTGCTCGTCGCCGTTGGCACTAACGACGACATCGTTTCTCCGCAGCCAACCCTCGGGAAAAGCTTTATCAGCTATCACCCTGGAAAACATGAGTTGCTTGTCCGGCCCATGGATCACTTCTTCAACATGAGCAAAGACGAGAAGCAGATCGACGAGCTGATTTCGACGACAGCGACCTTCGTCAAGAAACACACTCGCTGA
- a CDS encoding quinone oxidoreductase family protein, with the protein MLAVQYQGYGDYQENRIVDLPRPQPIDGEVLVEMHSVGINPLDNTLRSGHFYAATPENLPRIGGQTGVGVVLESKSPDLAAGDRVFVSGKGFGVTVDGTWRQLIALPATGLKRVPVNVDDNHAAAFLAGAGYLTGYLALTEFAHFRPGQTVLAPGIGGAVGMETVQIARHLGASMAISTASTTLKAEQARVAGYEHVIDLSREALQDGVMRLTNGKGVDVVVDGISGSLTKAALGSLAFGGMLVIAGYAGGRDAAVDVTDIIWKGAQIRGFTFKPGIFSAETVEAAQQACIDFLAAGALQPTIAKVFPLTEAAEAVRYLVEDRPFGRVVMSTII; encoded by the coding sequence ATGCTAGCTGTTCAATACCAAGGCTATGGTGATTACCAGGAAAACCGGATTGTCGATCTGCCACGCCCTCAACCAATCGATGGCGAGGTGCTCGTGGAGATGCATTCGGTTGGCATCAATCCGCTCGACAATACACTCCGGTCAGGGCATTTCTATGCCGCAACACCAGAGAATCTGCCTCGCATCGGCGGTCAGACCGGTGTAGGTGTCGTGCTCGAAAGCAAAAGTCCCGACCTGGCAGCAGGAGACCGGGTATTCGTATCCGGGAAAGGTTTTGGCGTGACAGTCGATGGTACCTGGCGTCAGTTGATCGCTCTGCCCGCCACAGGGCTCAAGCGGGTCCCGGTCAACGTCGATGATAATCATGCAGCGGCGTTCCTGGCCGGCGCCGGATACCTGACCGGTTATCTGGCCTTGACCGAGTTTGCGCACTTCAGGCCTGGCCAGACGGTTCTGGCCCCGGGCATAGGAGGCGCCGTAGGTATGGAGACCGTGCAGATCGCCAGGCATCTTGGCGCGTCCATGGCGATCTCTACGGCAAGTACCACGCTAAAGGCTGAGCAGGCCCGGGTCGCAGGTTACGAACATGTGATCGACCTGTCTCGTGAGGCGCTCCAGGATGGGGTCATGCGTCTGACCAATGGCAAGGGAGTCGATGTTGTGGTCGATGGCATCAGCGGCTCGCTCACCAAGGCGGCGCTCGGATCGCTCGCGTTCGGCGGCATGCTGGTAATCGCGGGCTACGCAGGAGGGCGGGATGCGGCTGTTGATGTGACCGACATCATCTGGAAAGGTGCTCAGATTCGCGGCTTTACGTTCAAACCGGGGATCTTCAGTGCCGAGACAGTGGAGGCCGCCCAGCAGGCATGTATTGACTTCCTCGCTGCGGGAGCCTTACAGCCAACGATCGCCAAAGTGTTTCCGCTAACCGAAGCCGCTGAAGCTGTACGTTATCTAGTCGAAGATCGCCCCTTCGGCCGAGTAGTAATGAGTACGATTATTTGA
- a CDS encoding APC family permease gives MLKLERVPGWIIGPPRDPLAPDARRHILLVALLAWAGLGANGLSSASYGPEKAYLALGAHPELGLFLALATMVTVFILSLAYSQVVELFPSGGGNYKIVSKLLGRRLGVVAGSALLVDYVLTIAVSVVSGTDALFSLLAPEAQAHKLLIEIGLVLLLIVLNMRGIRDSIRFLLPLALGFLLMHGALIIYGIVSKAGGLVTTWVQSTTDTVALSQDIGWPMVAALFLRAYSLGGSTYAGPEAIANNVNLLAEPRVRTGRATLLYVGISLAFTAGGMVLLYTLWSVQPTYGQTLNAVVFKAIIDQLGIDLNVGNALLLLTLALEGAILFVAANSILIFAPSLLGNMAADSWLPHRFCNLSSRLVRQNGVVFVGGCALAVLVLSRGSLALLVVLYSINVFLSLALAKAGLCRYWWQHRHEHNSRWVSRIFIAATGFTVATGILLVTLTEKFFEGGWVTLCLTMIIVAGCAFVRRHYRRVEKLRIRMDTDFTLPAQAIVNVRGMAPPLDSPTAVILATEHWGAGIHTFLWVQRLFPGRFKHVLFIGIVKVEGDVLGPLDTTPQKRTRLDESMNQLEAFCANSGVSATRQIGYGIDPVAELERLLKDVVSRLPECVCFSSKLILPEGWWFTEWLHNQTPLVLQRRLHLEGIPLVILPIKLH, from the coding sequence ATGCTCAAACTGGAACGAGTACCTGGCTGGATCATCGGGCCTCCACGTGACCCTCTGGCGCCTGATGCGCGCCGTCATATTTTACTGGTCGCGCTGCTGGCCTGGGCCGGGTTGGGGGCCAATGGTTTGTCTTCTGCCAGTTACGGCCCGGAAAAAGCCTACCTCGCACTGGGTGCTCACCCTGAGTTGGGGCTGTTTCTCGCACTGGCGACCATGGTGACGGTTTTCATCCTGTCGTTGGCCTATAGCCAGGTCGTCGAACTGTTTCCCTCGGGCGGCGGGAACTACAAGATCGTGTCGAAGCTACTGGGACGCCGGCTGGGGGTGGTGGCCGGTTCCGCCTTGCTCGTCGACTATGTGTTGACCATTGCGGTGTCGGTGGTGAGCGGTACTGATGCGTTGTTCAGTTTGCTTGCGCCCGAAGCCCAGGCCCATAAGCTGCTGATCGAGATCGGCCTGGTCCTGCTGCTGATCGTTTTGAACATGCGTGGAATTCGGGATTCGATACGGTTTCTGTTGCCACTCGCACTGGGTTTCCTGTTGATGCACGGAGCCCTGATTATCTATGGCATCGTGTCGAAGGCTGGCGGCCTGGTCACTACGTGGGTGCAGAGTACGACTGACACCGTGGCCCTTTCTCAGGACATCGGCTGGCCCATGGTCGCGGCGTTATTTTTACGTGCCTACTCCTTGGGAGGAAGTACGTATGCAGGGCCTGAGGCCATCGCCAACAACGTTAACCTGCTGGCCGAACCTCGGGTCCGAACCGGCAGAGCGACGTTGCTCTATGTCGGCATCTCACTGGCGTTCACCGCTGGCGGCATGGTCCTTTTGTACACCTTGTGGAGCGTTCAACCGACCTATGGGCAGACGTTAAATGCGGTCGTGTTCAAAGCGATCATCGACCAACTGGGGATCGACCTAAACGTCGGTAACGCACTGCTCTTGCTCACCCTTGCACTCGAAGGGGCAATCCTCTTCGTCGCGGCCAACTCCATCCTGATTTTTGCGCCCTCGCTGCTCGGAAATATGGCCGCCGACTCCTGGCTGCCCCATCGTTTCTGCAATCTCTCCAGCCGCTTGGTCAGACAGAATGGAGTGGTCTTCGTAGGCGGCTGCGCGTTGGCCGTTCTGGTCTTGTCGCGTGGCTCGCTCGCACTGCTTGTTGTCCTGTACAGCATCAACGTGTTTTTGAGTCTTGCCCTGGCCAAGGCCGGGCTTTGTCGTTACTGGTGGCAGCACCGACATGAGCACAACAGTCGCTGGGTCAGCCGGATATTCATTGCGGCCACAGGTTTCACGGTGGCGACTGGAATTCTGCTGGTGACGCTGACCGAGAAGTTCTTTGAAGGTGGGTGGGTAACGTTATGTTTGACGATGATCATTGTCGCTGGCTGCGCCTTTGTTCGACGCCACTACCGCCGGGTGGAAAAGTTGCGCATACGGATGGATACAGACTTCACCTTACCTGCTCAAGCGATAGTGAACGTCCGAGGGATGGCGCCGCCACTGGATAGCCCGACGGCGGTGATTCTTGCCACGGAGCATTGGGGGGCGGGGATCCATACGTTTTTATGGGTGCAGAGACTTTTCCCGGGCAGATTCAAACATGTCCTCTTCATCGGAATCGTCAAAGTTGAAGGCGATGTGCTGGGCCCGCTTGATACGACGCCACAAAAAAGAACCCGGCTGGATGAGTCAATGAATCAACTGGAGGCCTTTTGTGCCAACAGTGGCGTCAGTGCTACTCGTCAGATCGGCTATGGAATTGACCCGGTCGCAGAATTGGAACGGCTGCTGAAAGACGTCGTTTCGCGTTTACCCGAGTGTGTTTGCTTCAGCAGCAAACTCATTCTGCCGGAAGGTTGGTGGTTTACCGAGTGGTTGCACAACCAGACGCCCCTGGTGTTGCAGCGCAGGCTGCATCTTGAAGGTATTCCATTGGTAATTTTGCCGATCAAGCTTCACTAA
- a CDS encoding nuclear transport factor 2 family protein yields MKSIISALLASILLVPVISFAEQSSEPTTHQQSHSKHSAEANKKIALRVLTGAFVDRDPSVVDKYFAPDYIQHNPSIPNGPAAIKELISKLPKDFSYQPGMAVAEGDFVMVHGRLLGWGPKPMVVVDIFRLKGGKVAEHWDVLQEEVPASASASGNSMFSSSEAK; encoded by the coding sequence GTGAAGTCGATTATTTCTGCACTTCTTGCCAGCATCCTTCTTGTACCGGTCATTTCGTTTGCGGAACAGTCGAGCGAACCGACAACTCATCAACAGAGCCATTCGAAGCATTCGGCGGAAGCCAACAAGAAAATTGCTCTTCGCGTATTAACCGGAGCATTCGTCGATCGGGACCCAAGCGTTGTCGATAAGTACTTCGCGCCGGATTATATCCAGCACAACCCTTCAATCCCGAACGGCCCGGCAGCGATAAAAGAGTTGATCTCGAAATTGCCGAAGGACTTTTCCTATCAGCCGGGCATGGCGGTAGCTGAAGGCGATTTCGTGATGGTTCACGGACGCCTCTTAGGCTGGGGACCAAAGCCAATGGTCGTCGTCGACATATTTCGTTTGAAGGGCGGTAAGGTGGCCGAACATTGGGACGTCTTGCAGGAAGAAGTCCCGGCGTCGGCCAGCGCCAGTGGCAACTCCATGTTTTCTTCGTCGGAAGCGAAGTGA